The genomic window CATTATTAACTACCATTACCCAATTACCATTAATAGAGGAAGGTTCATTATAAATATCTTCCCAATTATTCTGTTTTGAATTATATACGCTATTTGTTCCAGGAAGTTTGACATATCCAACTTTATTTCTTACCATAGACTCTTTAGAATTTTGAGCCATAGCTCCTAAATCTGCCCAATCAATAGCCATAACAACATCACCTGCTATGAAACTTTGTCTTACTTCAATAGGTGAAAAATTAATTATTGATGGAGGTGCAAATTGCATTATTTTAATATATTCTTCTAAAGCTTTTACAAATCCTGGATTATTTATTTTTGGATTCATATTTATATCAAAGTAAAATGTTTTATCACTTGGATATTTAGCATAAGCTGCTGCTCTTGCAAAAAATTGAAGCATTGTTCCATAACCTTTTAATCTAGGTTCTGCTATTCCATAATCAATTTTTCCATCATTATTCCAATCCCAAGCATTAAAAAATTTAGCTATGTCACTATAGTGTGACCAAGTTTTTGGAATATCTAGTTCGTATCCATATTCTTGTTTAAATCTTTTTTTATAATCCTCATTTTCAAATATATCTTTTCTATAATATAGATTAATATTATCACCATCATAAGGAAAAAAATAATACTTTTTATTCCAAGACAAAACATTATTCTTATATATTGGTAGAATATCATCACTATCTATTTTTTTTTGAATTTCTTCAGATATTTCTAAAGCATGTCCATTTGCTAAGATAGCCCCTGCCCAAGAAGAGAAAATTACAAATACATCATAATTTATTTTCTCATCTGATAATGACTCTTTTATTTTAGGAATCATGTCATCCCAACTAGTAGAGACTATTCTTACTTTTGCTCCAGTTCTTTTTTCAAATGTGTTTAACTCTTCTTTTATGGGTCCAGCAATTGCTTTATCAAAATTTGGTACTAATATTGTAATTATTTTATCATCTGCTTTTTTATTAGAATTTACATCTTTATTATCACAAGATGTAAAAAAAACAATACTAAGAACTATTATAAATAATTGCAATTTTTTCATAGTATTTTCCATTTGTATTTATAATAATATTATCCTAATAAATTAAAAAAATCAAATAAAATAACCGTTAAGTTTATAAACTCTATACAAAAAGTGCTGTATTTATTCTACTGTGAGCTTTTTCATCTAAACCATATATTTGTGATAAGTTATTGATTTGAATTGCTTGAAAACCTATATCTAAGAGCAAAATATCTACTTTGCATCAAGAATGCAAAATTATTATGATAGAATGGAAATACTATCTGGAATTGATTATTAAATGAAAGAACTCAAATAGAGAAAAAAACTGTTGCTCCTATAATCAATCATCCTATCCTTTGACTTTTGTCCTTAGAATTTTAATTTTAAAACTCTTAAATATATACAAAAATATATACAAATAAAAAATTTACATAATCACATCTATTTTGGGAACTAATACTTCCACAATAAAGTTCTGCCTATAAAAAATTAAAAGGAAATCAAATGAAAAACAAATTAAGAGATAAAAATGGCTGAATTCATAGTTGAATATCCCTATTTATTAGCAATTCTTATTTTTTTATCAAGAGTTGCAGATGTATCTTTAGGAACATTTCGGACTATTGTTATATTTCGTGGATACAAACTATTATCATCTATGATTGGTTTTGTTGAAATCAGCATTTGGCTAGTTGCTGCTGGAATGGTATTAAAAAATCTTGATCAATGGCATTTAGCTTTTGCATATTCTGCTGGTTTTGCGACTGGCATTTATGTTGGTATGTGGATTGAAAATAGTTTTGCTATTGGTAAAGAGTTAGTTCGTTGTATCTCCTTTAATCGTGATATTTTAGCACTTAAAATAAGAGAAAAAGGTCATCAAGTAGTTTCAGTTGATGGTGATATGGGGGAAGACAAGCCAGTCGAAGTTTTGTTTATCGTTGAAAGAAGACGTAATATTCCAAAACTTATACGTCTTATTAATGAGCTTGACCAAAAAGCTGTATATACAATATCCGATTTAAAAAGTGTTTACGATGGTCCAGATTTTATAAATAAAAGTAGCTTTTGGAATATGAGAAAAACTAAATAATAAATTTAGAAAAGGAAATACAACATGCAAAAATTAAAAATAGGCGTTATTGGAACTTCAAAAAAAATAGATGAAAGAAGGCTTCCCATTCATCCTAATCATCTCTTGCGAATTCCTGAAATCTTACGAAAACAACTTATCTTTGAAGAGGGATATGGAGCACCATTTGGTATACCAGATGAAGAGATTGCTGCATTAACTGGTGGAATTGATACAAGACATAATTTGTTAGCAAATATTGGAACAGTAATTATTAATAAACCGGTATTATCAGACTTAGAAGAACTTTGTGAGGGTGGAACACTTTGGGGTTATGTACATTGTGTACAACAAAAAGAGATAACTGATATTGCCATTAAGCGAAAACAAACTCTAATTGCCTTTGAAGATATGTTCGTTTGGTCACCAGAGGGTCAAGTTGGGCGACATACTTTTTATAAAAATAATGAAATGGCTGGATATTGTGCAGTTATACATGCTTTACAACTAAAAGGAATAGATGGGCACTATGGAAATCAACGTAAAACTATAATCTTTGGATTTGGTGCTGTTAGTCGTGGTGCTGTTTATGCCCTTAAAGCTCATGGATTTAGAGATATTACTATTTGCGTACAACGCCCCGATCATGAAGTAAGAGAAGAAGTTCTTGATTGTCATTATGTAAGAATTCAAGAAGGTAACAACGATGAAGCACGCATGATTGTAATAGAACATGATGGAACTGTTAGTTCACTATCAGAGCTTATTAGTCAATCGGATATTATCGTAAATGGAGTTTTTCAAGATACTGCAAATCCTACTAATTTTATTATCAAAGAAGAGGCTTCAATATTAAAACCTGATAGTTTAATTATTGATATAAGTTGTGATGAGGGAATGGGCTTCTTTTTTGCAAAACCAACCACCTTTAAAAAACCTATGTTTAAATACAATCGTGTTGATTATTATGCAGTTGACCACACTCC from Arcobacter venerupis includes these protein-coding regions:
- a CDS encoding ABC transporter substrate-binding protein, translated to MKKLQLFIIVLSIVFFTSCDNKDVNSNKKADDKIITILVPNFDKAIAGPIKEELNTFEKRTGAKVRIVSTSWDDMIPKIKESLSDEKINYDVFVIFSSWAGAILANGHALEISEEIQKKIDSDDILPIYKNNVLSWNKKYYFFPYDGDNINLYYRKDIFENEDYKKRFKQEYGYELDIPKTWSHYSDIAKFFNAWDWNNDGKIDYGIAEPRLKGYGTMLQFFARAAAYAKYPSDKTFYFDINMNPKINNPGFVKALEEYIKIMQFAPPSIINFSPIEVRQSFIAGDVVMAIDWADLGAMAQNSKESMVRNKVGYVKLPGTNSVYNSKQNNWEDIYNEPSSINGNWVMVVNNDSKNKDLALEFASFMTSKEITGKYITKGWSGINPSRYSHLQTEDLTKWEENDFSKESAKEYLKTISESLANENVVLDMRIPGADLYYDSFDKNLNRAIQKELTPKEALDLTAKQWNEITIKLGLEKQIKFYRESINE
- a CDS encoding N(5)-(carboxyethyl)ornithine synthase → MQKLKIGVIGTSKKIDERRLPIHPNHLLRIPEILRKQLIFEEGYGAPFGIPDEEIAALTGGIDTRHNLLANIGTVIINKPVLSDLEELCEGGTLWGYVHCVQQKEITDIAIKRKQTLIAFEDMFVWSPEGQVGRHTFYKNNEMAGYCAVIHALQLKGIDGHYGNQRKTIIFGFGAVSRGAVYALKAHGFRDITICVQRPDHEVREEVLDCHYVRIQEGNNDEARMIVIEHDGTVSSLSELISQSDIIVNGVFQDTANPTNFIIKEEASILKPDSLIIDISCDEGMGFFFAKPTTFKKPMFKYNRVDYYAVDHTPSYLWESATRSISAALIVYLSTVMEGREAWQTNETIRQAINIDKGVVINKAILAFQNRNEEYPHQCFTIEEKAILNKIA
- a CDS encoding DUF2179 domain-containing protein; this translates as MAEFIVEYPYLLAILIFLSRVADVSLGTFRTIVIFRGYKLLSSMIGFVEISIWLVAAGMVLKNLDQWHLAFAYSAGFATGIYVGMWIENSFAIGKELVRCISFNRDILALKIREKGHQVVSVDGDMGEDKPVEVLFIVERRRNIPKLIRLINELDQKAVYTISDLKSVYDGPDFINKSSFWNMRKTK